In the genome of Arachis hypogaea cultivar Tifrunner chromosome 9, arahy.Tifrunner.gnm2.J5K5, whole genome shotgun sequence, the window agTGACCCCCGGctgccgcaacaaatgattggtaagtcTTGCTTGGTCTAATAtcagcctcctcgttattctctattgtacgacgaatggacatgcttagttccctgtgctgtttgagcatctctgctttacttggacagcaAGGTTGTGAATGAtgcagcacaacctttgaaatgatccaagcaccaacatccttcaatgtgtgtatataaattcttgcaggacagtttaaaccaGCTATGGGATTTGTCTTCTCGGtcagagatattttagatttccattttccctctctgctacatgtaatcaagtgattcttaatcttgttttccttcttatttgtgcttcaaactcttgtagaaaaacctgcagccttggcgtagtccctgtaaaattttccagcatcttcaagggtggcaaaagtcattccaaccttcggaacaaactggtcatcaacaacacaGAGAGGCTgtagaatacaccatgtcaaaaactaaaaatacacccaatcattctTGATTTACACccgaacaacaacaactcaacttaaataacaaaaaaagccataaactgtaaagaCACCCACACTttccctaaaatacacccaaaacatTCTGATCTACACctgagcgtctgctataaattgcagataattaatcaaaactaatacattagattcaatccacagatttatgTTCACACATTAATTTCACAGTtaatgttcacgaattattcagctaGACAATTATAGACGAATAACTGCATCAAATTCAGAGTAATCGTAATAAGCtgaatgtaaatcaaacctcatgaacttcgttagattcaaattcaaaatccacttcgCCCTGATTCGGCTCACAATCTGAGGTtaaatcatccattatcttcaaaacgagttcgaactttgatttcagaaactaGAAAATCGAAAATAAATGAACCTAGAGCTACAGAAACAGAATGAGTGATAAACGCAGGGAAAAGCATGATTGAAAAGGCaagggaagacgcgcgagaaggaGAACGAAGAAATTTGGCAAGAAggagaacgaagaaggaaacgaaatcttttaaaaattggaagttatatattcgcgCTTCTGTTATATAGCGCGTGAAAGTTACGTAACATTAGGAGTGCATTTTGGGGGTTAGTTGTTTTTTGGACTTGTAAGGCTTGTAAGTCTTAATCGCTTGTATGCGTAGATTTTCTGTAAATTTTATACTAATTTTATAAATGCTAGATTTATGTTGGTAAAGGAAAATAAATGTGGACAACCTAACAGGACTAATTGGATTACAAAATTTAGAAATTCAACAAACCATAAACAAACTAAAGCAATgcaagtgaaaagaaaaaaaaaagttgctgATCCCTGAGAATATACCCTTGCAGGCTATATTATGCGCTGGTTTGTATCCCAATGTGGCAGCTAGTGAACACGGTATTGTTGGAGCAATTCTTAGCACCTTCAACCATTCTTCTAACACTGCGAATAGTGGTCATACACGGAAGAAGAGAAGTTCATATCCATCCTTTCAATACCCCTTTCTTGGCTTCCTTGAAAAGGTTTGTTAGTAATTTATAAGTGGAAATTTGTTAGCTTGCCCTTTCAAGATGCTTTTCTGATATGATTTGAAAATGTATTACTCTTGTTATTACTTGTTCTGTTTCTTTTTGTATTACTCTTGTTATTACCcttgttctatttttttattacttggaAATTTGTTATTACTTGTTCTGTTTCTTTCAGGATGCTGCTAGGCTCCAATCTCTTGAAAAATTCCTTCGGATAAACTTTTATTGGAAAAAGACTATACTCAAAGTTAAAGTACATAAATATCTGCATCTATTTTAGATTTAAAGCATTATATATGTGGATCTGTGATATAAATCTAGCTATTGGTATTTCAGGTTGAAACAAACAGAATATTTTACGCGATACTTTTATCGTTTCTCCATACTGCATTTTGCTGTTTCGAGGGTCAATTAATGTTCAGCATTAGGTACATGTTCTGGTTCTCTTTTGGCAGTATATGATTATAAGTTTACTTCATAGATCTTTAAAAATGGACCAATTACTATTTTCTTAGGTTGCAAATTACTCCACTTCAAATatactttatttctttattaattagCTAGTGGACTGTTTCTGTTAAGTAATTACCTcacacgtatatatatatatatatatatatatatatatatatatatatatatataatttcatgtTTCTAGATATACGatactaatattatatatttttcaatgTAAGGAAATATTTATACTAACATATAATTAAatacttaattaaaatttttttaaaacaaacagCACTTAACAAATCAACCtcatataagaaaaataatgataTTTCTTGAAAAAAAGAAGTTTAACAGCAATCCCAATATCGATTAATGTAGATGTATGTATAAATACAATGAAACCAAACTCACAAATGACGTACCATTTGACCACACTGAGTGTCATTCTTGGCTACCAAGAAACTCCCCTCATAACTAAGAAATGTGCTTCCACTTCACTCCACCTGTATCCTCACTGTTAATAATTTTCCTCctcaatataaatattttattacttCAAATAATAAAGCTTTACTTTCTCAATAtaaagctttactttctcaccaCTTGTCAAGCAACTTCCCGTCCATTCTGAAATGCTGGGCCTTCTTTATAAACCTCCACTTCACACTCTTACTGCCTCCATTACTCCACAACTTGAACAACGTTTCACCAAAACTACATATAACACAtacaaacacttttttttttaattattagtataatgtctaattatttttttgtgtatttaaCTAGGGGTGTTTATAGTTTGATTAATCCAAAAATCAAACCAGTTTTTggttaattaaaaatatagtaTTAGTTAATTAACTAAATTAGTTTCATATGATAAAACCGATTATTAACcgattagtaaaatttaaaatcggtttttaaccggttattaaaacaaaaaccgattttaaaaaattaaccggtttttatataaaaaatcggtttttatataaaaaaaactggTTTTAACACTGAAAACTGGTTTTCATATCAAAAGAccaatttttacactaaaaaaattggtttttataccaaaaaattggtttttacacccaaaaaccaatttttatacaaaaattaatttttttacatacaaaaacccaatttttttatcttttttcttttaaattgatttttttaatctaaaatttatttttttttctttctaaataatacaagtaacatttgtaaataataaaatttctttCATTGTAAATTATAATTACTTTTCTAAACttttggtggcaatacttttcaCATACACCTACTAAAGATAATGGAAGTGAAACATTAAATATTGAGTACAAAAATAGTTGGTAAAGCAGGCTAATAGggtgataaaagaaaaaaaatggtccCAAGAGCTTTCCCTGTTTATTCTATCATGATTAATGATGAGATTCATTTCTGTGTCAACTTGCACAAAGTGCATACACAAAGGAAAATGCGAACAATACCTAAATTCAGGAATTACAACTAGAAATGTGGACAAGACAAGGTGTATAACATCATAGATTAATGGACATAAATTTTTGACAAGTTTATCATACATTGCAAGACTAAAAGAAGCAGCAAAGAATGAACATCAAAGCATTAAACAGTGAAACTCCCTTGTTTTTATTGGTTTACATAAGTTGGATACCAGAACATATCTGTGTAAGCCTACTCAGTAATCTCatcaaaagaagataaaaattatgGACCGTGAAAGTAAGAAACACATCCAAATAAACCatgttaaaaaagaaaagaactcgAAATTCTCATCTAGGGAAAGCTACCCCTATCAACAATTAACTTAGTAAGTCTAATCTCTTTACCACCTAAGTGTTTAAAATAACtaaagaaaacaaacaatcaagacTTTCTAGTCATCCTCAATCGCAATTGAACTTAGACCCACTGAACAAGTAAAGTCCTCTGATAAAATCAAATTtgcatacaaaaaaaattataattaaaaattttaaaaaattataattataagttAAACTAAAGCATTTTCTAAGTAAATCATATGATATATTTAAGAAACATTTAATATTCAATTTACCTTGCTCGACCTTTTCAAACTCTTCGAAATTCTCAGGtgcaagagaagagaaaaagtctCCTTTAAGCCAATCTTCGGTACATACAAGGGCTTCTACCATCTTAGGAGTCAATGAGCTACGATATTGATCGATGATTCTTTCCCCCATACTAAAAGCAGACTCGGAAGCTACTGTTGAAACTGGTATAGCCAATATGTCCCGTGCCATATTTGCTAGGACGGAAAACAGATTCGAGTTAACCTTCCACCATCCTAGAATATCCAAAGGCTTATCATCTGGCTCACAGTCTTCATTCAAATAACGATCAAGCTCAGAGTTAAGATTGGATTTGTGACAGATTGATCGACGATATAACCCCGTATCATAAATGTCTTTGGCTTTATCACTTGCACTAGGTTGGGAGAGGGTATCATCTTGGTTTCCTTCATCTGCgccttgatataaattataaagcGAATAAAGACAAGAAGACAACTTTGTCTTCAATTCACCACCCACTTCCACACCAAAAGAATTAACTAGGCACCACTTAACATAATCCAACTTATGGCAAGGATCTAGAACGACAGCAATTAACAATAACAtgttaatagtttttgcatttcccCAATACTTGTTGTATTGTTGAATCCTCCTTCCAAGAGCAAACACTTCTTTCATGTACAAGTTACTAGTGACATAAGAGGATCCAGAGATGCGAAGTGTAGCATcgtaaaacatctctaaaaatggtAAGACGGACTTAGCATAATCCCAATCTTGAATTGAAGGCACCCCTCTTCCCTTGTTTAATTCTTCAACAAATTTTTTGTCTTGCATCTCTAATAGCTCAAATGCCTTCTGATGCTTTAAGGCTGCTACTAACATTAAGTATGTAGAGTTCCATCGTGGTTCAACATCTATGCAAACAAGACTCTTATGTGGAATATTCTCTTGTGCAATACATGCCTTGAACCTAGTTAATCTTGAATTTGAGGATCTAACATACTTCACAGCATCCCGAATTTCAGTGACCAAatcatcaatctccttcaatcCATCCTTCACAATCAGATTTAAAATATGTTCACAACACCGCATATGGAGATACTCTCCATTCAAAACTGAACTCTTCCAAGAAATCAGCCTTCTTTGTAAATACATAACTCCTACATCGTTAGACGATGCATTATCAACTGTCAAACTCAAGATCTTGTTCAACTTCTAGCTATTCAAGCAAGCTTCAACATTTTGAGCGATAATCTCCCCCGTGTGGCCGGTGACTTggcaaaaatttagtattttctttTGCAACTTCTAGTCCACATCAATGAAATGAATAGTCAAACACATATACGCCATATTCTGACACGAACTCCAGTTATCAGTTGTAAGACAAACTCTTCCTCCGTATTTGGAAAAGTATTTTTGAAGTTAAACCTTCTTTGTTTCATAGAGCATCAAGATGTCACCTGCCAATGTAATACGTGAAAGAGTGTTGAATCCTGGTTGTAGAGCCGCCGAATATTCTTTAAAACTTTGAATTTCTACAAATCAAAAAAGAAGCTCCTCGCGAACAAATATTGATATCAATTTTTCCCGGGGATATTCTACATCAAACCTACCCACTTGTGCTTCTGGGCTAGGCGATGTGCTTGTTTTCTATCGTTTGCCTTTATCTGAACCAGGATTGCTTTTGCAAATCTTTAAATGTGATCTCATTGCACTTGTTCCATTCCTGCACTTGATCACTTTCAAACAGTGTTGACATTGAGCCTTATTTTCATCATCAGATGTTCTCTTGAAGTGGTCCCAAACTGTTGATCGATTTTTGCACTCAGATGATGTGGTTGGGAGAGGAGGTAATGTAGAAGCCGAATGCTCTGCAGACTCTGACATGGGAACATCACGATCGGCTACCTCATTTTGAATAAGAAACCATAAAATCTAATTATTAAATACTTCAGCAAAGCAAAGTTATCAAGCACAAATCCAAGAtcaaacaatatatacatatactttGAAACTGATTCCAAGGGTGTTCAAATGAATTAAATATTAGTCATAAATCACACCAAAATACAATGAAGTATCtctctaaataaaataatttgaaaaatgaataaaaatgcaTTCTCTGTTGCCTTTTTTCATAGATAAAACAGAACCAATACAATGAAATATAACTATAGAGTTTAACAACAGTCAAAACAGAGGTCTGGAACCAAAATTACTTGTATTAAGCTACCGGTATTGTTCCTATAAGGATTAAAATCTAATAGCTGACCTAATAAATAAGGATTAATacctatttatatttaaaaatgaaaGCATATTAAAAGGAATGGATAAAAAATGAAAGCATATTAAAATGAAAGCATATCAAGTGTTTTCCCCCATGAATTCATGTAGCTTATCATACCCTGCAGAAATTCAACTTTCTAAAATACTAGACCACTAGCAAAGGTGTCAAAGTCTCCCACCAAACTAAAATGATGAAAATTTAGTAAATCTACAGCTGGGCTATTTTAAGTTACAAATTAAACCTATGGACTTGAATGTTTGATAGAAGTGCTGATCACCAGTCCAAAATACAACCTTACTAAAAAGCCAATACTAGCAGTgccaatttattataattaagatTTTTTGCAGATTCCTCATGACAGCTTGAAGGCAATAAGATAATGATGGAATTTTGAGCTAATTAACTTTAGATTAAGAAATTAGTATATCTGAAAGAACTTGAGTTCATTAGTTCTACTTTCTATACAATATTTTCTATGTTATTAGAAAAGACCATTATATTCCAAGTTCTGTGAAATGAATGCTAAAAGTTTAGTTATTATGCTTTTAAGATTAGAATAAAAATTGTTGCCCAGTGAAGAAATTTACAACTGTAAAGTTGCAATAGAGTGAATAATGCATGTTAGTATAGCCAAGAGAGAAAGGATAAATCCTATTGCCCCAGTAATAATAAGAGTGAGTGCATAAAAAGGAAATTTGGTAGTAGGTATAAGTCTACTATACTCTACTCTACTCTACTCTAGTATGTACGTACAAATGTACACAAAAGTCATGCATGAAGATCTAATAATAAAATGTATCTGTCATACAAATAAAGAAAAGGGTGAAGTGAAAATTGAAAGGCAAATAGAAGCAACACACACCAACCCCTAAGCTAAGACTTGTCAAGCTATGAAATAGGAACCACTGGACCCCTTAAGGAGTTCAACATCAAGATCAGGAGACATGAAACCATACCAAAAATAGAACAACGAAAGCATGTAATATAAGAATTACAACTTCATGCCATCTCACTAATATCCCTCAATAATACTCTCGTAGTCTTAAGTTTCTCCTAACCAAAACCTAAACGGATAAGAATATCTAAAGCTCAAGAAGTGATAAACCTTCAGGAAGATAAATCAAACAATTGGTACAAAAGTAGAAGTCCCAAATACTATTTATATGATCAAAACTATAGTAACTACTTTGTGAGGCAAACCTGTTTTCCTCCTTCCCGTTCAACCAAAAAAATAATGATTTTTCATATGATTGACAAATcaagtaaaacaaaataaaagcttgATCACAGAAAAATAGGAGCTGATATGTACTATAGTTTAATGGTGCAGAAACACAGCATAATGCAGCAGCCAGAACAATAATTCTCCATTCAATGAGACAGATAATTCGAACAACAATTCTCCATTCAATTCATACAAATTAATTAAGTCTTAACCAATCAAAAAGTGAACCACAGTGAAGAAAAAACTTACAGTAGGATCCATTGAAAAGAAGAGTTCAATACTGATTGATTTAAAATCTGTACATTTTCAATCCATTAAAATGAAGAAGTCAGAAGTATACTAATGAAGAAACAAAACAGAACAaatcaaaaaaatagaaaaaacacagATAACAAATCTAACTCAGAACTCAGAACCAAGGGCAAGGAGGGGGTTTACCTCAATTGATGAGCTCCGGCGAGCCACCaatgaaagaagaagagaacTGAAAAAGAGAGTTACTCAAGTGAATCAAAGTGAAGACAGAGTCACGAATGGGAGGTCGAGGAACAGAGATAGAGTCGCGAATCAAACTAAAGACTCGAAGAGGTAGAGGTCCGACGAGCCACCAGCGAGCTCCGGCGAGAAGCGAAGGAGAAGAACTGTTGACGCCGGTGAACTGGAGAATTGGGTTTTGTCAAAGTATCAAAGACAAAGAGTGAATTtcaaattaggttttgatttaggttttacttttaatttaattttggttaaccaattctaaaaaatatggatatggtttttaaaattgttttattaaactggttaaccaaaatgtggttatgattttttaaccggttaaccgcattttggttattttttgaACACCCCTATATTTAACAGTTTTGTGTGTGTTGATATACAGTCATGTCAAGGGGAAAATGCATAAAAAATCTACTGAAATTTGTAGATGAGAGGAAAAACAACAATGCTTCTCATTCACTTCAACCTCCAACACCAGCAGCATCTGAAGATACCACTAGTGTAGAGGCTAGTGAGGCTCCTTCTCAGGCCGCTGTAAATTCCATTTCATCCGATGGAGCCACACGTTGTTCTAACTCTCTTCATCTGCTTAGAATGTGAAGATAATTGGTATTAAAATATATTGCGTaattaattaatgtaattaaagCATAGTTTAAATCATTTATTCTACTAGGTTGAACATGTCCTCCTGATCTAACTCCTAATGTTTTCAATAatgaagtttttttatttttcttaagacTCTACAAATATGAAGAAGAAAGCTAAGATCAGAGTCAAAGATGTTTGCAACTTATCTAGGGGAGATCGTGTATTGTAGAGGTTGACAAAGAGGGTGCGACATATGGTGAAACACAAGGTTTACTTGCTGGCTATTATGGTATATTAGCAACTAATGCACGTATCTTTCCAATTAGCTTTGAAAAGTGGTCATGACAAGAAAATGGTGGCATGCCTAAGTCTTTCAAGAATGAGTGCTTTGATACAATGATAAAGGTAAAATCCAAAGTATTGCAAAGAAGTGGGCAACATATAGGCAAAGATTGTGGAATGAATTCTATGATCCAACCATGAGAAGAGAAGCATTGGTGAACAATGTGCCCGATGATGTTCTAAGAGATCAATGGGCTTTCTTTGCCAATTATCGACTAAAACCGTCTACAGTTGTAAGACATTAAACAATTCATTTAGTTATTATTgtactttaattaaaaaactcTTAATTGaagttttatatttgtttttaggAGCTTTGAAtgaaaaataaggaaaatcaaAGCAAGGAAACCATTCCTCACACTTGTGGATCTAAATCCAACTCTCGAAGGTGACATGAGatggtatatatatacacacacttgGTACATGTATGATTTTACTTGCATTATATATGTTAATTGTTTAACTCTTTATTCCTTCTTTTTTAGTACTTGGAAACAGGGAAAAAGCCTAGTAAAGGAATGATGTACATTGAAACACATTAGAGAAAGGATAGGTCTTTTGTAAATAACGAGACATTAACTATAGTGGTAAGTGTTTTGTAAATCTTTTCtatgttatcttattttatttgtatGTGATCATGTGAAAATGAAATTTGAGTGTGGTTGCTTGTGGATTAAGATATATAATGATTATAGGAAAGTCGTTCACTTCACTTGCATGCATTTTTCACTATAAAGTTTTGGTTGTGATCTCACAAGCTTATAGTTCCAGCAAGTACTAAGCTACAGAGGACTTTAAATAGACATTCTTATTTGGTTAGTGGCTCTCTTGTAAAGACACATGATTCTAAATTGAAAGTTCTGCATATCCTAATTTTTCTATGCTGCTACTagtgttcttttatatattgttCTAATTCTATAGTTTAGAGCTTTGAGCTATGTTGGTATTCGATAATATTAATGAAATATTCATGCTTTCAAATATTCATGCGCTTGGATTTTATGAGATTTGCAAGTGATATAGACAAGAGAAGGAAGAAGTGAAGAACTGCTAATtgaaatttttgttatttattttttttaaattgaatagtTTCTGTTTACTACTTTTAAATAGGAACAAATTGAGTTGAATATGACACAGTCAAATGAACAATTTGAGTTGTCCCCTAATGATGCTATTGGTAATGTTTTGGGGCCTGAACACTCTGGGAGAGTTTGTTGCA includes:
- the LOC112709243 gene encoding zinc finger BED domain-containing protein RICESLEEPER 2-like, whose product is MSESAEHSASTLPPLPTTSSECKNRSTVWDHFKRTSDDENKAQCQHCLKVIKCRNGTSAMRSHLKICKSNPGSDKEIQSFKEYSAALQPGFNTLSRITLAGDILMLYETKKDGLKEIDDLVTEIRDAVKYVRSSNSRLTRFKACIAQENIPHKSLVCIDVEPRWNSTYLMLVAALKHQKAFELLEMQDKKFVEELNKGRGVPSIQDWDYAKSVLPFLEMFYDATLRISGSSYVTSNLYMKEVFALGRRIQQYNKYWGNAKTINMLLLIAVVLDPCHKLDYVKWCLVNSFGVEVGGELKTKLSSCLYSLYNLYQGADEGNQDDTLSQPSASDKAKDIYDTGLYRRSICHKSNLNSELDRYLNEDCEPDDKPLDILGWWKVNSNLFSVLANMARDILAIPVSTVASESAFSMGERIIDQYRSSLTPKMVEALVCTEDWLKGDFFSSLAPENFEEFEKVEQEDFTCSVGLSSIAIEDD